One genomic segment of Ricinus communis isolate WT05 ecotype wild-type chromosome 3, ASM1957865v1, whole genome shotgun sequence includes these proteins:
- the LOC8258085 gene encoding protein CHLOROPLAST IMPORT APPARATUS 2, which translates to MSSPCLSGGGRAYGFDLEIVKSPSTSTRTSHTSSPSSTLSESSNSPLAISTRKPRTHRKRPNQIYNEAAALLSTAYPNIFSTTNPRKFTKPHQDTLLLDESLSSSELLWPFRVFDEDSSFLLHQTVESEKPSFLIEPKISNLMNSCDKYSFSCQSDSQGNSMELCDGYEEDLDAESILDEEIEEGIDSIMGNLSVSKDKTDDGSIKDVNSWYGNPMGFHFSGNGMRKGVRALRHGHESNLWNFPIVDMLQISPRLSSNNSSSSKKITSDFKSKKCKSDEKKKKKVVELKNLEMAKKESSVPQSSSGLLLKLNYDGVLNAWSDKGSPFSEEISGSEGGNDVSARLAQIDLFSENGGVREASVLRYKEKRRTRLFSKKIRYQVRKVNADQRPRMKGRFVRRPNSSTSSQRREK; encoded by the exons ATGTCTTCTCCTTGTTTAAGTGGAGGTGGTAGAGCCTATGGGTTCGATTTAGAAATAGTGAAATCCCCATCAACATCAACAAGAACTTCACACACATCATCTCCATCTTCAACTCTCTCTGAATCTAGCAATTCGCCATTGGCTATCTCCACAAGAAAACCACGTACTCATCGAAAACGTCCCAACCAAATCTACAATGAAGCAGCTGCCCTTCTCTCCACTGCCTATCCAAATATCTTCTCCACCACAAATCCTCGCAAGTTCACAAAACCTCACCAGGACACTCTTCTTCTTGATGAGTCCTTATCCTCCTCCGAATTGCTCTGGCCTTTTCGGGTTTTCGACGAAGACTCTAGCTTTCTCCTCCATCAAACTGTTGAAAGTGAAAAACCCAGTTTCCTGATTGAGCCAAAAATCTCGAATTTGATGAATTCTTGCGACAAGTACTCTTTCTCTTGTCAGAGTGACTCACAGGGGAATTCTATGGAATTGTGCGATGGGTACGAGGAGGATTTGGATGCCGAGTCGATCTTAGATGAAGAAATTGAAGAGGGAATTGATAGTATCATGGGGAATCTAAGCGTGAGTAAGGATAAGACTGATGATGGGTCCATTAAAGATGTCAATTCTTGGTACGGGAATCCGATGGGATTTCATTTCAGTGGGAATGGAATGAGAAAAGGAGTGAGAGCTCTAAGACATGGACATGAATCAAATTTGTGGAATTTTCCAATTGTCGATATGCTTCAAATCTCCCCAAGACTTAGCAGTaacaacagcagcagcagcaagaAAATCACTTCAGATTTTAAGTCCAAAAAGTGTAAATCcgatgagaaaaagaaaaagaaagtggtGGAATTAAAGAATCTGGAAATGGCCAAGAAGGAGAGTTCAGTCCCGCAATCCAGTTCGGGTTTACTATTGAAATTAAACTACGACGGCGTTTTGAATGCTTGGTCGGACAAAGGTTCGCCGTTTTCTGAGGAGATTTCAGGATCCGAAGGAGGAAATGATGTCTCT GCCAGATTGGCACAGATAGATTTATTTTCGGAAAATGGAGGAGTGAGAGAAGCTAGCGTGTTACGCTACAAGGAAAAGCGGCGTACACGTCTCTTCTCAAAGAAGATCAGGTACCAGGTTAGAAAAGTCAATGCCGATCAACGGCCCAGAATGAAG GGGCGATTCGTGAGAAGGCCAAATTCAAGTACAAGTAGtcaaagaagagaaaaataa